In Synechococcus sp. KORDI-100, a single window of DNA contains:
- the rlmD gene encoding 23S rRNA (uracil(1939)-C(5))-methyltransferase RlmD, producing the protein MPRDDAPRPGLTLEVEATDLDRDGCGLARWQGWVIVVPDLLPGEVARIQLLQRQRSRWRSRRLELIHASSERRRPPCILASDCGGCTLQHLGATGQQQWKEHQLTETLSRLGGINQPVSSSRFNHQRSLGYRNRALIPLKRAPNGSLRLGYYKRGSHRIINLNHCPVLDPRLDALIEPLKQDLDQTGWPADHDLSEAKGLRHLGLRIGHHSGDLLITLVSSHDRLDGVHELARRWMDRWPSLRGVTLNLQPVRSNLILGRETRVIAGQDSLQESICGLALVLDTSTFFQVNTPQAESIITVICDWMISVLGRGRILDAYCGIGTISLPLAARGFEVIGIERHPSSITQAIENAERNGLASRCHFLQGDVDGLMSTELSGCDAIVVDPPRRGLDQSVLNTLLACPPAYLAYLSCDPATQARDLKQLAHPQGPYAIDGLHPVDFFPQTSHLESLVLLRRVSCEVQR; encoded by the coding sequence ATGCCGAGAGACGATGCACCACGCCCCGGTCTGACCCTTGAGGTTGAGGCGACCGACCTTGATCGCGACGGATGTGGTCTGGCGCGGTGGCAAGGATGGGTCATCGTCGTGCCCGATCTTCTGCCTGGCGAAGTGGCCAGGATCCAGCTGCTCCAGCGCCAGCGATCACGTTGGAGAAGCCGCCGACTCGAACTGATCCACGCCTCGTCTGAACGACGACGCCCACCCTGCATCCTTGCTTCCGACTGCGGCGGCTGCACGCTTCAACACCTCGGGGCCACCGGTCAGCAGCAGTGGAAGGAACATCAGCTCACCGAGACCCTGAGTCGACTGGGAGGCATCAATCAGCCGGTCAGCTCATCCCGGTTCAACCACCAGCGGTCACTCGGTTACCGCAATCGCGCCCTGATCCCGCTCAAACGCGCGCCGAATGGATCTCTGCGTCTCGGCTACTACAAGCGGGGCAGCCACCGGATCATCAATCTCAACCACTGTCCGGTTCTGGATCCACGCCTTGATGCGCTGATCGAGCCTCTCAAACAGGATCTTGATCAGACCGGCTGGCCTGCTGATCACGATCTCAGCGAAGCCAAGGGGTTGCGCCACCTCGGGCTCCGCATCGGCCACCATTCGGGTGATCTCCTGATCACGCTCGTCTCCAGTCATGACCGGCTGGATGGTGTTCATGAGCTGGCAAGGCGATGGATGGATCGCTGGCCCAGCCTTCGTGGCGTCACCCTCAATCTCCAACCAGTTCGCAGCAATCTGATCCTCGGGAGAGAAACGCGTGTCATCGCCGGACAGGACAGTCTTCAGGAGAGCATCTGCGGCCTTGCACTCGTCCTCGATACGAGCACCTTCTTTCAGGTCAACACTCCACAGGCTGAATCTATCATCACGGTGATCTGCGATTGGATGATTTCCGTCCTCGGCCGTGGGCGCATCCTTGATGCTTACTGCGGGATCGGCACCATCAGCCTGCCGCTGGCAGCGCGGGGTTTTGAGGTGATCGGCATAGAACGTCATCCCTCCTCGATCACCCAGGCGATCGAAAACGCTGAACGCAACGGGCTGGCCAGCCGTTGTCATTTTCTTCAGGGTGATGTCGATGGCCTCATGTCAACGGAACTCTCCGGTTGTGACGCAATCGTTGTGGATCCACCACGCCGTGGACTCGATCAATCCGTTCTGAACACCCTGCTTGCCTGTCCTCCGGCTTACCTCGCCTATCTCAGCTGTGACCCCGCCACCCAGGCCAGGGATCTCAAACAACTCGCGCATCCGCAGGGTCCGTACGCGATTGATGGCCTGCATCCTGTGGATTTCTTTCCGCAGACCAGCCACCTGGAATCCCTGGTGCTGCTCCGTCGAGTCAGCTGCGAAGTTCAGCGCTGA
- a CDS encoding allophycocyanin subunit alpha-B, with amino-acid sequence MSVVRDLILQADDDLRYPTSGELRTMVDFLDQGAIRVSVVRVLTDNEKKIVDESARQLFARKPDYVAPGGNAYGQRQRAQCLRDYSWYLRLVTYGVLAGSTEMIQDIGLIGAREMYNSLGVPMPGMVEAMKTMKDASIALLSDQQVKIAAPYFDFLIQGMQTST; translated from the coding sequence ATGAGTGTCGTCCGGGATCTCATCCTCCAGGCCGATGATGATCTGCGGTATCCCACCAGTGGTGAACTGCGCACGATGGTCGATTTCCTCGACCAGGGGGCTATCAGGGTGAGTGTCGTCCGTGTGCTCACGGACAACGAGAAAAAGATCGTGGACGAGTCGGCCAGACAACTGTTCGCCCGCAAACCGGATTACGTCGCTCCAGGCGGCAATGCCTATGGCCAGCGGCAACGTGCCCAGTGCCTGCGCGACTACAGCTGGTATCTCCGCCTGGTGACCTATGGCGTTCTTGCCGGCAGCACCGAGATGATTCAGGACATCGGCCTGATCGGTGCCCGTGAGATGTACAACAGCCTTGGTGTCCCCATGCCGGGGATGGTGGAAGCGATGAAAACCATGAAAGACGCTTCCATCGCCTTGCTGTCCGATCAGCAGGTCAAGATTGCTGCTCCCTACTTCGACTTCCTGATTCAGGGAATGCAGACGTCGACCTGA